From one Equus asinus isolate D_3611 breed Donkey chromosome 5, EquAss-T2T_v2, whole genome shotgun sequence genomic stretch:
- the SH2D5 gene encoding SH2 domain-containing protein 5 isoform X9, giving the protein MQKAGAGGRRASDCGPAPHRPRCITRFAQYVGSFPVDDLDTQESVWLVQQQLWALKDCPRRRAVILKFSLQGLKIYSGEGEVLLMAHALRRILYSTWCPADCQFAFMARNPRSPASKLFCHLFVGSQPGEVQILHLLLCRSFQLAYLLQHPEDRAQTEPCLGPAGDAPLKPLSSPGGPPGLVREPFGRDQLSQNVHALVSFRRLPAEGPVGSGKELAELEGRGGARHTRLGNPYCSPTLVRKKAIRSKVLRSGAYRGCTYESQLQLSAREAFPAAWEAWPRGPGGPSCLVESDGSLTENIWTFAGISRPSALALLRRDVLGAFLLWPEPGASGQWCLSVRTQCGVVPHQVFRNHVGRFCVEHLPAEFPSLEALVEHHAGTERSLFCALDMGRLNPSYEEQDCGPEGRPPRTLRPLGHAKSEAELQGLG; this is encoded by the exons ATGCagaaggctggggcagggggccgGAGGGCCTCCGACTGTGGCCCTGCCCCTCACCGGCCCAGGTGCATCACCAGGTTTGCACAG TATGTGGGGTCCTTCCCCGTGGACGACCTGGACACCCAGGAGAGCGTGTGGCTGGTGCAACAGCAGCTCTGGGCACTGAAG GACTGTCCCCGCCGCCGGGCCGTCATCCTGAAATTCAGCCTTCAGGGCCTCAAGATCTACAGCGGGGAGGGTGAG GTGCTCCTGATGGCGCACGCCCTGAGGCGCATACTCTACTCCACCTGGTGCCCAGCTGACTGCCAGTTTGCCTTCATGGCCCGAAACCCCCGGAGCCCGGCCAGCAAGCTCTTCTGCCACCTCTTTGTGGGCAGCCAGCCTGGAGAG gtccAGATCCTGCACCTGCTGCTCTGCCGCTCCTTCCAGCTCGCTTACCTCTTGCAGCACCCTGAGGATCGGGCGCAGACTGAGCCCTGCCTGGGGCCTGCAGGGGACGCGCCCCTGAAGCCACTGTCGAGCCCTGGGGGCCCCCCTGGCCTTGTGCGGGAACCCTTCGGCCGTGATCAGCTGTCACAGAATGTTCATGCACTGGTCTCCTTCCGGCGGCTGCCAGCAGAGGGGCCCGTGGGCAGTGGG AAGGAGCTGGCAGAGTTGGAAGGGCGTGGGGGTGCCCGCCACACCCGCCTGGGGAACCCCTACTGCTCCCCGACGCTGGTGCGCAAGAAGGCCATTCGCAGCAAGGTGCTGCGCTCCGGGGCCTACCGCGGCTGCACCTACGAGAGCCAGCTGCAGCTGTCGGCGCGGGAGGCCT TTCCTGCCGCATGGGAGGCGTGGCCCCGGGGTCCCGGTGGCCCCTCGTGCCTGGTGGAGAGCGATGGCAGCCTGACGGAGAACATCTGGACCTTTGCTGGCATCTCCAG GCCCAGTGCCCTCGCCCTGCTGCGGAGAGACGTGCTGGGGGCCTTCCTGCTGTGGCCCGAGCCGGGCGCCAGCGGCCAGTGGTGCCTGTCGGTGCGGACGCAGTGCGGCGTGGTGCCCCACCAGGTCTTCCGGAACCACGTGGGCCGCTTCTGCGTGGAG CACCTGCCAGCCGAGTTCCCCAGCCTGGAGGCCTTGGTGGAGCACCACGCGGGCACTGAGCGCAGCCTCTTCTGCGCCCTGGACATGGGTCGCCTGAACCCCAGCTACGAGGAGCAGGACTGCGGGCCCGAGGGCAGGCCTCCCCGGACACTCCGGCCCCTGGGCCACGCCAAGTCGGAGGCAGAACTGCAGGGCCTGGGCTAA